In Blastopirellula marina, the sequence GGTGCTCTTCTTGGGTCTGGGCATGTTGGCCGGATCGGAAGGGTTTGGCGGAATCGAGTTTGAAGATTACGAACTGGCACATGCCGTCGGCTCGCTTGCGCTGGCAATCATCTTGTTTGACGGCGGACTGGGTACCACCTTCGCCTCGATCTCTACGGCCTGGAAACCCTCGTTGGTTTTAGCCACACTGGGCGTACTGATCACATCCTTGGCGACCGGCCTGGCCGCTTGCTGGATTCTTGGGCTACCGCTGCTCAATGGCTTGCTACTGGGAAGCATTGTCGGTTCGACCGACGCGGCCGCGGTGTTTTCGGTACTTCGAACCGGCGGCTTCGCCCTGCCTGCCAAACTGAGCTCGACGCTTGAGATCGAAAGTGGCTCGAATGATCCGATGGCAATCTTTCTGACCGTAGGGCTCATCGAACTGCTGACCCATGAAGTAGGCTGGGGAGGCAGCCTGATCCTGCTGTTCGTCAAGCAAATGGTATTGGGGGGAATGATCGGTATCGCGTTTGGATACATTGCGGTTTGGATCACCAATCGCTTGAATCTCAACACGGCTGGGCTCTATCCCCTTTTGACCACCGGCATGGCATTGCTAACGTTTGGACTGGCAGCACATTTCGGGGGAAGCGGTTTTCTAGCCGTTTATTTGGCTGGAATTGTGATTGGCAATAATCGCGTCGTCTTTAAAAAGGGGACGCTGCTGTTTCACAACGCTTTGGCTTGGCTGGCTCAAATCGCCATGTTTATCGTGCTGGGGCTGCTGTGTTTCCCCAGCGAATTGCTGGCCGTCAAATGGCAGGCACTGGGAATCGCAGTCGTCTTGATTTTTGTGGCTCGCCCCATTGCCGTGGTGGTATGCATGCTCCCGTTTCGCTTCCGCTGGAATGAGATGGCACTGGCCAGTTGGGGTGGCTTGAAGGGGGCTGTCCCGATTACGCTCGCGACGTTTCCCCTTTTGTTTCATCTTGATGAAGCGCAATTGATTTTCGATGTGGTCTTCTTTGTTGTCGTGGTCTCGGCCTTGGTCCAAGGGTGGTCTCTACCTTGGGTCGCAAGAAAGCTGAACCTGGACGAACCGATACAAGGCAGCCCTCCGGTTCAGCTGGAAATCCATTCGTTGCGACACGTCGACGGTGACATTCTCGACTACACGATCGAACCGGGCTCGCTGGCCGATGGTCGGAAAGTGAGCGAACTGGGGCTGCCTGAAGGGGTAACGATCGCGCTAATTGCCCGCAACGACGCGTTTATTCCTCCGCGAGGAGCGACCACTATTTCCCCAGGCGATCACGTGATCGTGGTTGTCAAAAGCGGGGCAGGGGAGGGGCTGGACGCAATTTTTTGCCAGGCCGCCCCCTTGGATAATTGATCGTTAAATGGATGGCGACATTCGCGGATGAACGGGTTAAGCTGATGTCTTGATGACGACAGTTTCCAGCACCCGTGTCAAACTTATGGCATACAACGAAGAGATCTCCGCACGCATCTATCGCTTGCTGCGTCGCCGGAAAGGGCTTACCGGCAAAAAGATGTTTGGTGGATTTGCGTATCTCCTGCACGGCAATCTTTGCTGTGGAGTACGCGACGACTACCTCATTTTGCGAGTCGGCCCCGATGCCTACCAGCAGTATCTGCAGTCTCCACACACGCGTGAGTTCGCCCCGACCGGAAGAGTCATGCGAGGCTGGATCGTGGTTGAACACGAAGGATTTGAAAGGGAAGATGAACTGAACCGCCTGATTTCCCAGGCCGTTGCTTTCACCCTCACGCTTCCCCCCAAAGACGCAGCATAACGCAGCATGTTCAAACGAAGACTTGGCAACACCGGCATCGAGATCACACAACTTGGCTACGGCACCATGGGGCTTCGTGGTCCGAATACCTGGGGTGTTCGTGTGGTGGAAGATGCCGCTGCCGAGCGGTTTCTGAACCGCGTGAT encodes:
- a CDS encoding potassium/proton antiporter; the protein is MFWIEEAMLVAGTLLLLGVITSKISARYGVPMLVLFLGLGMLAGSEGFGGIEFEDYELAHAVGSLALAIILFDGGLGTTFASISTAWKPSLVLATLGVLITSLATGLAACWILGLPLLNGLLLGSIVGSTDAAAVFSVLRTGGFALPAKLSSTLEIESGSNDPMAIFLTVGLIELLTHEVGWGGSLILLFVKQMVLGGMIGIAFGYIAVWITNRLNLNTAGLYPLLTTGMALLTFGLAAHFGGSGFLAVYLAGIVIGNNRVVFKKGTLLFHNALAWLAQIAMFIVLGLLCFPSELLAVKWQALGIAVVLIFVARPIAVVVCMLPFRFRWNEMALASWGGLKGAVPITLATFPLLFHLDEAQLIFDVVFFVVVVSALVQGWSLPWVARKLNLDEPIQGSPPVQLEIHSLRHVDGDILDYTIEPGSLADGRKVSELGLPEGVTIALIARNDAFIPPRGATTISPGDHVIVVVKSGAGEGLDAIFCQAAPLDN
- a CDS encoding TfoX/Sxy family protein; the encoded protein is MTTVSSTRVKLMAYNEEISARIYRLLRRRKGLTGKKMFGGFAYLLHGNLCCGVRDDYLILRVGPDAYQQYLQSPHTREFAPTGRVMRGWIVVEHEGFEREDELNRLISQAVAFTLTLPPKDAA